The stretch of DNA TCGGGCGATATAACCGATATTTCCGCCTCCGCCACATTACAAAACGAAAACAAAACAGAGCTCGCAACAAAACAACACAATAGACGAACAATAAAAATCACTACCTCTTAACACCTCCAACTATTCTAAAAACCTCGTCTTCTAGCTGCATTGCATGCCCCTTAGAAACCCCATTTGAAATCACTACCACAGTGTAAGCCTTGTCGTCTGCTCCAACGGCATAACCCGCTATAGAGCTAACGCCATTAAGTGTGCCAGTCTTGGCCCACATACTTCTAACTTGCGCCTCTCTGCGCGCATTCTCTTCGACGCTATTTGCAGGTAGCCGATTCCTTACCAATGTCCGCTTCCTCAACGTCCCACTATACCCAAAGCGGGGTAGTGACGAAACAAAATCAGGCGCAATGGAAAAATCGCTATATGCCGCAACTAACACCTTAGTTAAAGCCCCAGGCGTAATTCTGTTTTCCCTATTTAAGCCCGAACCATCGAAAATCGCATAACTGTCTCGACTAATACCCAAAGTATCCAAAAAACCCGAGATGCGCTCAACCGCAACATCCTGCCGAAAATACCCCAAAGAATCCTGGCCAATCGAGTAAAAAATCTGACCAGCTATAAAATTATTACTAAACTGATTTAAATCTTTAATAATCTTTGCAAGGCTTTCGGAATAAAAAACATTTAGCAGCTTCGCCTCTCGCGCCGTTTCTCCCAGTTGAACCCCACCCCTAACCTCAACTCCAACCACCTCCAAATAATGCTTTAGCAGAGTTCCAAGATAAGCCGGCGGGTAAGCGACGCTACTATAATAAGTGAGCAATTTAGAGTTAATCCCAATCTGCCCCCTAACCTTAACGATAGTTCTTGGAAGCCTTGCTTCCAAGCTGCCATTGCCCCCACCACGCTCGTCCCCCATGGCCGTAGAACCCTCCTCTCTAACATGCGCTTTAAAATTTGCACTCTGTGGCGATTGCGTTAAAATTATCCTGTTTCCGCTTCCATTTCCAGTAACGACCTCATTAATGAGCTCAACATTCATGTCTCCACCATCCATACCGCCAGTGAGAAAGACATGTGCCTTTTTTCCAAGCGCACTCGGCGAAATGTCTACTGCATAGCTATTGTGATTAATCGAAGTTGCACTCAAACCCGCCTGATAGGGACGATTGCCACTTGCCCCAGGCGAATCGACAAACAATGTATCGTCAATTACTACGTTTTCTATCGTTTTTACGCCATTTCTATAAACAGCAGTGGCAATTTTAAACAATTTTTCATCTACTAAAATCGGATCTCCATAACCGCGAAAGTATAGATTGCCAATCGTTCCCTGCTTACCGGCTCCAACTTGAGGAAGGCGATCTACAAATATTTCGGAAGGATATGTATGTTCTCCCCCTAGGATTTTTAGAGCAGCTACCGATGTAACCACTTTTAGCACTGATGCCGGAATCAATAGTTGACTCGCGTTGTGCTGAAAAACAGCTTGTCCCGTCCGCGCATCCGCAACCACAACGCCAAATTTAGGCTTTCGCTTAGCGCGTGCAAATTTTTGATTTGTTCCTACAACTAACTGCGTCAGCTCGCGAACCACATCTGCTTTAACTATACCAACAGGTAGCAGCAGTGAAAAAACACAGTAACAAATAAGTAATCTAATGCTAAATTTTAAAACCATACTCAAAATCTTTCACTAAGCAGCAATGACGAGTGCCCGCACAGTAGCAACAATACGGACAAATCAAATTCGTAGAAATAAAT from Deltaproteobacteria bacterium encodes:
- the dacB gene encoding D-alanyl-D-alanine carboxypeptidase/D-alanyl-D-alanine-endopeptidase: MVLKFSIRLLICYCVFSLLLPVGIVKADVVRELTQLVVGTNQKFARAKRKPKFGVVVADARTGQAVFQHNASQLLIPASVLKVVTSVAALKILGGEHTYPSEIFVDRLPQVGAGKQGTIGNLYFRGYGDPILVDEKLFKIATAVYRNGVKTIENVVIDDTLFVDSPGASGNRPYQAGLSATSINHNSYAVDISPSALGKKAHVFLTGGMDGGDMNVELINEVVTGNGSGNRIILTQSPQSANFKAHVREEGSTAMGDERGGGNGSLEARLPRTIVKVRGQIGINSKLLTYYSSVAYPPAYLGTLLKHYLEVVGVEVRGGVQLGETAREAKLLNVFYSESLAKIIKDLNQFSNNFIAGQIFYSIGQDSLGYFRQDVAVERISGFLDTLGISRDSYAIFDGSGLNRENRITPGALTKVLVAAYSDFSIAPDFVSSLPRFGYSGTLRKRTLVRNRLPANSVEENARREAQVRSMWAKTGTLNGVSSIAGYAVGADDKAYTVVVISNGVSKGHAMQLEDEVFRIVGGVKR